One part of the Solanum dulcamara chromosome 8, daSolDulc1.2, whole genome shotgun sequence genome encodes these proteins:
- the LOC129901574 gene encoding uncharacterized protein LOC129901574: MKGFVLFCLWAVISEAEYIKYKDSKQPMVTRMKDLMKRMTLEEKIGQMTQIEKRFASANVMKEYFIGSVLSVPGNVPAPKASAEDWVNMVNKIQKDALSTRLGIPMIYGIDAIHGHNNVYNATIFPHNIGLGVTRDPDLVKRIGAATALEVRATGIPYAFAPCIAVCRDPRWGRCYESYSEDVKIVQTMTEIIPGLQGDVPANSSKGVPFVGGKSKVAACAKHYVGDGGTLRGIDENNTVINSTTLHGIHMPAYIDSIIKGVSTVMVSYSSLNGEKMHANRKLVTSYLKNQLNFRGFIISDSEGIDRITSPPHDNYTYSVQAGILAGIDMVMIPEKYAEFIDDLTRLVKDNIIPMSRIDDAVKRILRVKFTMGLFENPLADLSLVNQLGSQEHRELAREAVRKSLVLLKNGKSTSRPLLPIPKKAPKILVAGTHADNLGYQCGGWTIHWQGVAGNDLIVGTTILSAIKKTVDPSMQVVYQQNPDANFMKSNEFDYAIVVVGEFTYAEWHGDSSNLTIPEPGPSTINNVCGAVKCVVVVISGRPVVLEPYVDKIDALIAAWLPGTEGQGVADALFGDYGFTGKLAWTWFKSVDQLPMNVGDDHYNPLFPFGFGLTTQPVKMN, translated from the exons ATGAAGGGTTTTGTGTTGTTCTGCCTATGGGCAGTGATTTCAGAAGCAGAGTACATAAAATACAAGGACTCAAAACAGCCAATGGTTACAAGAATGAAGGACTTGATGAAAAGGATGACTCTTGAGGAAAAGATTGGTCAGATGACTCAGATTGAGAAGAGATTTGCCTCAGCTAATGTTATGAAGGAATATTTCATTG GGAGTGTGTTGAGTGTTCCAGGGAATGTTCCTGCACCTAAGGCCTCTGCTGAGGATTGGGTCAATATGGTAAACAAGATTCAAAAGGATGCTCTTTCGACCCGCCTTGGTATTCCAATGATTTATGGGATTGATGCAATTCATGGACACAACAATGTCTATAATGCTACTATCTTTCCTCACAATATTGGGCTTGGTGTCACCAG GGACCCTGATCTTGTGAAACGGATTGGTGCTGCAACTGCACTTGAAGTTAGAGCCACAGGAATCCCATATGCTTTTGCTCCCTGCATTGCA GTATGCAGAGACCCTAGGTGGGGCCGTTGTTATGAAAGCTACAGCGAAGATGTCAAAATTGTGCAAACCATGACAGAGATAATTCCTGGTTTACAAGGAGATGTGCCAGCTAATTCTAGCAAGGGTGTTCCCTTTGTTGGAGGAAA GTCAAAGGTAGCAGCCTGCGCCAAGCATTATGTGGGAGATGGAGGCACACTGAGGGGAATCGATGAAAATAACACTGTAATAAACTCAACTACTTTACATGGCATCCACATGCCTGCATATATTGATTCCATCATAAAGGGTGTTTCAACGGTGATGGTGTCTTACTCAAGCTTGAATGGGGAAAAGATGCACGCTAACCGAAAACTTGTCACTAGCTACCTAAAGAACCAGCTCAACTTCAGG GGTTTCATCATTTCTGATTCGGAAGGCATTGACCGGATTACAAGCCCACCTCATGATAATTACACTTATTCAGTTCAAGCTGGAATTTTAGCAGGAATTGACATG GTTATGATTCCAGAGAAGTATGCAGAATTTATTGATGATCTGACTCGATTAGTGAAAGATAATATCATTCCCATGAGCAGAATTGATGATGCAGTAAAGCGTATATTGAGAGTTAAGTTTACCATGGGTCTCTTTGAGAACCCACTGGCTGACCTAAGCTTGGTAAACCAACTTGGTAGCCAG GAGCATCGAGAGTTGGCAAGGGAAGCAGTAAGGAAATCACTTGTCCTTTTGAAGAACGGCAAGAGCACTAGTCGTCCATTACTTCCCATTCCAAAGAAAGCACCAAAGATACTTGTAGCTGGAACTCATGCTGACAATTTGGGTTACCAATGTGGAGGCTGGACAATACATTGGCAGGGCGTCGCAGGCAATGATTTAATAGTTG GAACCACCATTTTAAGCGCTATCAAGAAAACTGTAGATCCGTCCATGCAAGTAGTGTACCAGCAGAATCCTGATGCAAACTTTATGAAGTCAAACGAATTCGACTATGCCATTGTTGTAGTAGGTGAATTCACATATGCAGAGTGGCATGGTGACAGCTCAAATCTTACAATACCAGAACCTGGTCCTAGCACTATTAACAATGTCTGTGGGGCTGTGAAATGTGTTGTAGTTGTCATCTCTGGTCGTCCAGTCGTGCTAGAACCTTACGTCGATAAAATAGATGCACTCATCGCTGCTTGGCTTCCGGGGACTGAAGGCCAAGGTGTTGCAGATGCTTTATTTGGTGACTATGGTTTCACTGGTAAACTTGCTTGGACTTGGTTCAAGTCAGTTGACCAGCTTCCTATGAACGTAGGTGATGACCACTACAATCCCCTCTTTCCCTTTGGATTTGGACTCACAACTCAGCCAGTGAAGATGAATTAA
- the LOC129900161 gene encoding probable beta-glucosidase I, translating to MPKNKKTNNLNLKTFVDDTVGLIDGADVTFSHCYRKADKATDFLAKMIYRSAVHVKIKATFEFILEIMLDDGQKLYKGLAMYRLTTPTACAMLGLVHTMENSKLPTADVYGTTILNAVKNTVHPSTQVVDQDNPVVNFVKSNHFSYAIVVVGEIPYAGMSGDSANLTIAEPGPSIISNVCGVVKCVVVVISGRPVVMEPYLSNIDTLVAAWLPRSEGQGVADVLFGDYGLTSKLMRTWFKSVDKLHMNVGDPHYDPLFPFGFGLTTEPLELKFTNGPETTLLTYSPEMANNFPFSQQPQIPSITLTTAPLSPVVVGASSAR from the exons ATGCCGAAGAACAAGAAGACCAACAACCTAAATTTGAAGACTTTTGTGGATGACACTGTGGGCTTGATTGATGGAGCAGATGTTACCTTCTCACACTGTTATAGAAAAGCTGATAAAGCGACTGATTTTCTAGCAAA AATGATCTACAGATCAGCTGTGCACGTAAAGATTAAAGCGacatttgaatttattttagagATCATGCTCGATGATGGTCAAAAATTGTATAAAG gattagccatgtatcgactaactaCTCctactgcttgtgcaatgttgggtcttgtacataccatggagAATagtaaacttcccactgctgatgtcTATG GAACTACCATTTTAAATGCTGTGAAAAACACAGTCCATCCATCTACACAAGTGGTCGACCAGGACAATCCAGTCGTAAACTTTGTCAAGTCTAACCATTTCTCCTATGCCATTGTTGTTGTGGGTGAGATACCCTACGCAGGGATGTCTGGTGATAGTGCAAACCTTACAATAGCTGAACCTGGTCCAAGCATCATATCCAATGTCTGTGGAGTTGTGAAGTGTGTGGTAGTTGTCATTTCTGGGCGTCCAGTTGTGATGGAGCCATATCTTTCAAATATAGACACCCTTGTGGCTGCTTGGCTTCCGAGAAGTGAAGGCCAAGGTGTTGCCGATGTTCTGTTTGGTGACTATGGATTAACAAGCAAACTCATGCGCACTTGGTTCAAGTCAGTTGATAAGCTTCACATGAATGTTGGTGATCCACATTATGATCCTTTGTTTCCTTTTGGATTTGGTCTCACTACTGAGCCACTTGAGCTAAAATTCACCAATGGGCCC GAAACAACACTCCTAACCTACAGCCCAGAAATGGCAAACAACTTCCCATTTTCCCAGCAACCACAGATCCCTTCGATAACACTCACAACGGCACCACTTTCTCCAGTCGTGGTTGGAGCTAGCTCTGCAAGATAG